The Lutibacter profundi genome includes a region encoding these proteins:
- a CDS encoding DUF368 domain-containing protein, with amino-acid sequence MARERTILDKFFLFLKGLSMGAANKVPGVSGGTVSFVLGFYEEMIYSFRKINYKAFLLLINGRFKSFYYYTNATFLLLVFGGSTFSYFSVSLVLDYLLEYYELYVWSSFFGMILGSIYYISKDFRDWKISNIVAMAIGAALGIAISFMNPAKENDNLWFVFACGIIGVSGMTLPGLSGSFILILLGNYVLLLVDSVTMLYKTFAEIITGDFSFINSDERIRYLKIITSFTAGSVFGLVFTSHILGYVLKRWHQIVTAIIIGFITGSLGIVWPWKKVVYKVVNGRILLDARGNEVVENFKRYFPDFSLKETWIAIFYILIGFGIILLIDKFGQKRKEYEDEQTL; translated from the coding sequence ATGGCTAGAGAACGTACCATATTAGATAAGTTTTTTCTTTTTTTAAAAGGACTTTCTATGGGTGCGGCTAATAAAGTTCCAGGGGTGTCAGGTGGTACAGTTTCCTTTGTTTTAGGCTTTTATGAAGAAATGATTTACTCTTTTAGAAAAATAAATTATAAGGCCTTTTTATTACTAATTAATGGCAGATTTAAAAGTTTCTATTATTATACAAATGCTACTTTTTTATTGCTTGTTTTTGGAGGAAGTACGTTTAGCTATTTTAGTGTTTCTCTTGTTCTAGATTATCTGTTAGAATATTACGAATTGTATGTTTGGAGTTCTTTTTTTGGAATGATTCTGGGTTCAATCTATTATATTTCAAAAGATTTTAGGGATTGGAAAATAAGTAATATTGTTGCAATGGCAATTGGAGCGGCATTAGGTATTGCAATTAGTTTTATGAATCCAGCAAAAGAAAATGACAATTTATGGTTTGTATTTGCTTGTGGAATTATTGGTGTTTCTGGAATGACATTACCAGGGCTTTCAGGCTCATTTATTTTAATTTTATTGGGTAATTATGTATTGCTATTAGTTGATTCTGTCACCATGTTATATAAAACTTTTGCAGAAATAATTACGGGTGATTTTAGTTTCATAAATAGTGATGAGCGCATTAGATATCTAAAAATTATTACATCATTTACTGCAGGTTCGGTTTTTGGCTTGGTATTTACATCACATATTTTAGGGTATGTACTTAAGCGTTGGCATCAAATTGTTACTGCAATTATTATTGGTTTTATTACAGGTTCCTTAGGAATAGTTTGGCCTTGGAAGAAAGTTGTTTATAAAGTTGTAAATGGTAGAATATTATTAGATGCAAGAGGAAATGAAGTTGTTGAAAATTTTAAAAGATATTTTCCAGATTTTTCGCTAAAAGAAACTTGGATTGCCATTTTTTATATTTTGATTGGCTTCGGAATTATTTTGTTAATTGATAAATTTGGACAAAAACGTAAAGAGTATGAAGATGAACAAACGTTATAA